In Bifidobacterium sp. ESL0775, the following are encoded in one genomic region:
- a CDS encoding Gfo/Idh/MocA family oxidoreductase: protein MSKLRTAIVGCGKVTDFHAQAFMKLENSEFAAVCSRNIDKAREYAAKYGVHAYDDVAEMVEKEHIDVVSICTPHPAHAKPAIAAMEAGANVLIEKPMASSLEDCDAILATSEKTHKQVGVICQRRFYRPCMRMKQAIDDGKIGKPVLGAVRMLGWRDKAYYDSDDWRGTWDGEGGGVLVNQAPHQLDLLLWYMGEVDEVYGVWRNLNHPYIEVEDTAVAVVKFKNGGLGNIVVSNSQNPALYGKVHVYGENGASIGVQTDGGAMFIAGVSSITEPPYNDLWTVEGEADKQEVWKKEDSDFFNSVDSMRYYHRLQIEDFLSAVANGTQPLVDGYEGRRTVELFTAIYQSTKSDEPIKFPIRTNQK from the coding sequence ATGAGCAAATTGAGAACCGCTATCGTCGGTTGCGGCAAGGTAACCGATTTCCATGCCCAAGCGTTCATGAAGCTGGAAAATTCTGAATTCGCGGCCGTTTGCAGCCGCAATATCGACAAGGCACGCGAATACGCGGCCAAATATGGTGTCCACGCTTACGATGATGTGGCTGAGATGGTGGAAAAGGAACACATCGATGTGGTGAGCATCTGCACCCCGCATCCCGCCCACGCCAAGCCCGCGATCGCCGCGATGGAAGCCGGGGCGAATGTACTGATCGAGAAGCCGATGGCCTCCTCGCTGGAAGACTGCGATGCCATCCTCGCCACCTCCGAGAAAACGCACAAGCAGGTCGGTGTGATCTGCCAGCGTCGCTTCTATCGTCCTTGCATGCGCATGAAGCAGGCGATCGACGACGGCAAGATTGGCAAGCCGGTGCTCGGCGCGGTCCGCATGCTGGGCTGGCGCGACAAGGCGTATTACGATAGTGACGACTGGCGTGGAACCTGGGATGGTGAAGGCGGCGGCGTCCTCGTCAACCAGGCCCCGCATCAGCTGGATCTGCTGCTTTGGTACATGGGCGAGGTGGATGAGGTCTATGGCGTATGGCGCAACCTCAACCATCCGTATATCGAGGTCGAGGACACGGCCGTGGCTGTCGTCAAGTTCAAGAACGGCGGATTGGGCAACATCGTCGTCAGCAATTCCCAGAACCCCGCCCTTTACGGCAAGGTCCATGTCTACGGCGAGAACGGTGCCTCGATCGGTGTGCAGACCGACGGCGGCGCGATGTTCATCGCCGGCGTCTCCTCGATCACCGAGCCTCCGTATAACGATCTGTGGACGGTGGAAGGCGAAGCCGACAAGCAGGAGGTCTGGAAGAAGGAAGACAGCGATTTCTTCAACAGCGTCGATTCCATGCGCTATTACCATCGGCTGCAGATCGAGGACTTCCTCAGCGCCGTGGCCAATGGGACCCAGCCTTTGGTCGATGGCTATGAGGGCCGCAGGACGGTGGAGCTGTTCACCGCCATCTATCAGAGCACCAAGAGCGATGAGCCGATCAAGTTCCCGATCCGTACCAATCAGAAGTGA
- a CDS encoding gluconokinase, with product MSIHIVVMGVSGCGKTTVSEAIRDQLGFVMAEGDDFHSPANVEKMSHGIPLTDEDRWPWLKAINGWIVEHEGKRESTVVSCSALKRSYRDVLRKNVDVFFIHLVGSEHLIASRLAQRTGHYMPTSLLPSQFGDLEPLAEDEPGAAISIDATPGEVEKRAIDLIKGYEAERLGSNV from the coding sequence ATGAGCATTCACATTGTCGTGATGGGCGTTTCTGGATGCGGGAAGACTACTGTTTCCGAGGCTATACGGGATCAATTGGGATTCGTCATGGCTGAAGGCGATGATTTCCATTCCCCGGCCAATGTCGAGAAAATGAGCCATGGCATTCCGCTGACTGACGAGGATCGTTGGCCTTGGCTGAAAGCCATCAACGGATGGATCGTCGAACACGAGGGGAAACGGGAGTCGACTGTAGTTTCTTGTTCGGCTCTGAAGCGTTCCTATCGTGATGTGTTACGCAAGAACGTCGATGTCTTTTTCATTCATCTGGTCGGTTCCGAACATCTGATCGCGTCAAGATTGGCTCAGCGCACGGGGCATTACATGCCGACGTCATTGTTGCCGAGTCAGTTTGGCGATCTCGAGCCCCTGGCCGAGGACGAACCGGGCGCCGCTATCTCGATCGATGCCACGCCTGGGGAAGTCGAAAAACGGGCGATCGACCTTATCAAAGGATATGAAGCCGAGAGATTGGGGTCCAATGTTTGA
- the pth gene encoding aminoacyl-tRNA hydrolase, with amino-acid sequence MASQFWLIAGLGNPGKKYEGTRHNMGFMAADVLAERWSVSFGDHKGLAELGKGVMNLSGKSVKFFLAKPLTYMNDSGDAVSSISEYYDIDPSKVIAIHDDMDLDFGRIKVKAGGSAGGHNGIRSIDKSLGTNKYSRVRMGTGHAARGPHAHENTVNWVLGGFSASQRKELPEFLADGADAVETIMFEGMSEAQERFNGR; translated from the coding sequence ATGGCATCACAATTCTGGCTGATCGCGGGACTCGGGAACCCTGGCAAGAAGTACGAGGGCACCCGCCACAACATGGGGTTCATGGCCGCCGACGTGCTGGCGGAGCGCTGGTCGGTGTCCTTTGGCGATCACAAGGGATTGGCCGAATTGGGCAAAGGCGTGATGAACCTCAGCGGCAAAAGCGTGAAGTTCTTCCTCGCCAAGCCGTTGACCTATATGAACGATTCCGGAGACGCCGTTTCGTCGATTTCGGAGTATTACGATATCGACCCCAGCAAGGTCATCGCCATCCATGATGATATGGACCTCGATTTCGGCCGCATCAAGGTCAAAGCAGGCGGCTCGGCAGGCGGACACAACGGCATCCGTTCCATTGACAAGTCGCTGGGCACCAACAAGTATTCACGCGTTCGCATGGGCACCGGCCACGCCGCCCGTGGGCCGCACGCCCACGAGAACACGGTCAACTGGGTGCTTGGCGGCTTCTCCGCGTCCCAGCGCAAGGAGCTGCCCGAATTCCTCGCCGACGGCGCCGACGCGGTGGAGACCATCATGTTCGAAGGCATGAGCGAGGCACAGGAGCGGTTCAATGGCCGCTGA
- a CDS encoding GNAT family N-acetyltransferase, with protein MMIRAALDGDLQAITDIYNEAVVAGGSTADLTPRRLEQRSQWVSEHEPRRDFPVVVMEDENGEIVGFGSLSRFHPRAGYDGVVELSYYIANAAQRQGYGTQMVSWLLAKAKELGDRKAIALIFASNTGSIALMKHFGFTRYGFLPKACWNGHDYLDMSYWYLDL; from the coding sequence ATGATGATTCGAGCGGCGTTGGATGGTGATTTACAGGCGATCACCGACATCTACAACGAAGCCGTCGTAGCCGGCGGATCGACGGCCGATCTGACCCCACGCAGGCTCGAACAGCGAAGTCAATGGGTGTCGGAGCACGAGCCGCGCCGTGATTTTCCTGTAGTGGTCATGGAAGACGAAAACGGGGAGATCGTCGGCTTCGGCTCCCTGTCGCGTTTTCATCCACGCGCCGGCTATGACGGGGTGGTGGAGTTGAGCTATTACATCGCCAACGCCGCGCAGCGTCAGGGCTACGGTACCCAGATGGTGTCATGGCTGCTCGCCAAGGCCAAGGAACTCGGCGACCGCAAGGCCATTGCGCTGATTTTCGCCAGCAACACCGGCTCCATCGCTCTGATGAAGCATTTCGGTTTCACCCGCTACGGTTTCCTTCCCAAGGCTTGCTGGAACGGTCATGACTATCTTGATATGTCTTACTGGTATTTGGATTTGTAA
- the brnQ gene encoding branched-chain amino acid transport system II carrier protein — MENITEPGAAKADDATGTTTNGAQRQGVVNDNNHASVEGKAQRLSGKHRLVTAFTFFSMFFGAGNLIFPPLMGAQAQSAALPATIGFIVSAVGLPILGVLAVASAGGFEHLASRVSPKFAAVLAFVIIMAIGPCFAIPRTATTSYEMAITPFVGENNRLALLIYSLVFFTLSFILSQHPEKLSKSLGRFMGPLLLVLIAVMFVACIFINHAPLGKPFGEYAHGSLVYGFINGYQTMDLLAALYFGIVISANISEFGVTDTKANRRETGIAGTGAGILLILIYAALSFIGAVSGTIKSANGKNDTGATVLTNLTTSAFGSIGTAFVGLIFILACFNVCTGLISTCATYFEETFPTVFGHPVRYRAWSVFFAVFSFIVSNAGLSAIITVSLPVLGALYPMAIVLVLLNLVQKPFSSKFPRVYFWTVLLVAIFTIFDCIVKLLAVFGLSVTSVSNALAALPLYNAQLTWLIPATTGIVIGIIDSLIRRK, encoded by the coding sequence ATGGAAAACATCACGGAACCAGGCGCGGCGAAGGCCGATGACGCCACTGGGACGACCACGAACGGCGCACAACGCCAAGGTGTCGTCAACGACAACAATCACGCGTCGGTGGAAGGCAAGGCGCAACGGCTTTCGGGCAAGCACCGGCTGGTCACCGCGTTCACGTTCTTCTCCATGTTCTTCGGGGCCGGCAACCTCATCTTCCCGCCGCTGATGGGCGCCCAGGCGCAATCCGCGGCGCTGCCTGCCACCATCGGGTTCATCGTCTCGGCCGTGGGCCTGCCGATCCTCGGCGTGCTGGCCGTCGCCTCGGCGGGTGGCTTCGAACACCTCGCCTCACGCGTCTCCCCCAAGTTCGCAGCCGTCCTGGCATTCGTCATCATCATGGCCATCGGCCCCTGCTTCGCCATCCCACGCACGGCCACCACCTCCTATGAGATGGCCATCACACCGTTTGTCGGCGAGAACAACCGCTTGGCGCTGCTCATTTACTCACTGGTCTTCTTCACGTTGTCGTTCATCCTGAGCCAGCACCCCGAGAAGCTCTCCAAATCGCTGGGACGCTTCATGGGGCCGCTGCTCTTGGTGCTCATCGCCGTCATGTTCGTCGCCTGCATCTTCATCAACCATGCCCCGCTCGGCAAGCCGTTCGGCGAATACGCGCATGGTTCGCTGGTATATGGGTTCATCAATGGCTACCAGACCATGGACCTGCTTGCCGCCTTGTACTTCGGCATCGTCATCTCCGCGAACATTTCGGAATTCGGCGTCACCGACACCAAGGCCAACCGCCGCGAGACCGGCATCGCGGGAACCGGCGCGGGCATCCTGCTGATCCTCATCTACGCCGCGCTTTCCTTCATCGGTGCGGTGAGCGGAACCATCAAATCCGCCAACGGCAAGAACGACACCGGAGCCACGGTGCTGACCAATCTCACCACTTCGGCCTTTGGTTCCATCGGCACCGCCTTCGTCGGCCTCATCTTCATACTGGCCTGCTTCAACGTATGCACCGGGCTCATCTCGACCTGCGCGACCTATTTCGAAGAGACATTCCCCACCGTCTTTGGCCATCCGGTCAGATACCGCGCATGGAGCGTGTTCTTCGCCGTGTTCAGTTTCATCGTCTCGAACGCCGGCCTGAGCGCCATCATCACCGTCTCGTTGCCGGTGCTTGGCGCGCTCTATCCGATGGCCATCGTCCTGGTATTGCTCAATCTCGTGCAAAAGCCCTTCTCGTCCAAGTTCCCGCGCGTCTACTTCTGGACGGTGCTGTTGGTGGCCATATTCACCATCTTCGACTGCATCGTCAAACTGCTGGCTGTTTTCGGGCTTTCGGTGACATCGGTGAGCAACGCTTTGGCCGCCCTACCACTTTATAACGCCCAACTCACTTGGCTCATCCCCGCAACCACAGGCATCGTCATCGGCATCATCGACAGCCTGATCCGGCGCAAATAG
- a CDS encoding FCD domain-containing protein, which produces MHYAIAEQLAVDIIEGRWKPGTNITLNDIQQKFSISRTVAREVAHTLESAHAVVIKKRVGLIAQDLDNWLSLDTQVMQWKLHSSYRKQQLLTLTELRLAVEPFAAADAALKAPLETKALMPVMAMQLRKDGESGNLEEFHKLDIRFHDEVLTSSGNELFSALSPLVNIVLASRVEQGLYPSKPRPEALDAHDEVADAIWKGDAEKAKKAMTLIVDEVRTTTESA; this is translated from the coding sequence ATGCACTATGCAATCGCGGAGCAACTCGCCGTGGACATCATAGAAGGCCGTTGGAAACCCGGCACGAACATCACCCTCAACGACATCCAGCAGAAGTTCTCCATTTCGCGTACCGTGGCCCGGGAAGTAGCGCATACACTGGAATCGGCGCACGCTGTCGTCATCAAAAAGCGCGTCGGGCTCATCGCCCAGGATCTTGACAACTGGCTTTCGCTCGACACACAGGTCATGCAATGGAAACTCCATTCCAGCTATCGCAAGCAGCAGCTGCTGACCCTGACCGAGCTGCGTCTGGCCGTGGAACCGTTCGCGGCGGCGGACGCCGCGTTGAAAGCCCCACTCGAGACCAAGGCCCTGATGCCGGTCATGGCCATGCAGCTGAGGAAAGACGGGGAATCCGGCAATCTCGAGGAATTCCACAAACTCGATATCCGCTTCCATGACGAGGTGCTCACCAGCAGCGGCAACGAATTGTTCTCAGCCCTCTCGCCTCTGGTCAATATCGTGCTGGCCAGCCGCGTGGAACAAGGTCTTTATCCGTCAAAACCAAGGCCGGAGGCCTTGGACGCGCATGACGAGGTCGCCGACGCGATATGGAAAGGCGACGCCGAAAAAGCCAAAAAGGCCATGACCCTTATCGTCGACGAGGTGCGCACCACGACAGAAAGCGCGTGA
- a CDS encoding sugar phosphate isomerase/epimerase family protein, whose product MKIGFNEATARDCSDLQTDLELAEKYGFDAIEIRLDMLRNYLKDHSVDELADFFKHSRVRPHAMNALYIYEDLFTDHDDPAKHQEVMDDFQLGCETAQRIGSKTFIVVAPLHRNPEVEGIYDTPWETIFANCVRILKKLGDMAAKYDVKLCLESVGHEYSSIRTVEQASDIVNAVDKDNVGLVFDACNLYLYHQLQDFSVMELADPKKVFDVHINDADDRPMEGLTQTNRCFCGTGDIDLQDFLRVLKRIGYSGVVSIETFRPDYWKESPEWVFSHAYKTTRDAMEKAGVAE is encoded by the coding sequence ATGAAAATAGGTTTCAATGAAGCGACCGCAAGGGATTGTTCCGATCTGCAGACCGATCTTGAGTTGGCCGAGAAATATGGTTTCGACGCCATCGAGATCAGGCTCGACATGCTCAGGAACTACCTGAAGGACCATTCGGTCGACGAGCTGGCTGATTTCTTCAAGCACAGCAGGGTTCGTCCTCATGCCATGAACGCCTTGTACATCTATGAGGACCTGTTCACCGACCATGACGACCCGGCTAAGCACCAGGAGGTCATGGATGACTTCCAGCTTGGCTGCGAGACGGCCCAGCGCATTGGCTCCAAGACGTTCATCGTCGTCGCGCCCTTGCACCGCAACCCGGAGGTCGAGGGCATCTACGACACCCCTTGGGAGACGATTTTTGCCAATTGCGTCCGTATCCTCAAGAAGCTCGGCGACATGGCCGCGAAGTACGACGTCAAGCTGTGCCTCGAGTCGGTGGGTCACGAATACAGCTCCATCCGCACCGTCGAACAGGCGTCCGACATCGTCAACGCCGTCGACAAGGACAACGTCGGCTTGGTCTTCGATGCCTGCAACCTCTATCTCTATCACCAACTGCAGGATTTCTCCGTGATGGAGCTGGCGGACCCCAAGAAGGTCTTCGACGTCCATATCAACGATGCGGACGATCGCCCGATGGAAGGGCTCACGCAGACCAACAGGTGCTTCTGCGGAACCGGTGACATCGATCTGCAGGACTTCCTGCGGGTGCTGAAGCGGATCGGCTACAGCGGAGTGGTGTCCATCGAGACGTTCCGTCCCGACTATTGGAAGGAATCGCCGGAATGGGTGTTCTCCCATGCCTATAAGACCACCCGTGACGCGATGGAAAAGGCGGGCGTGGCCGAATAA
- a CDS encoding SLC13 family permease, with protein MSPAVFLIILIIAVVLLVLFTVKLKINPVMSLFVIALLLGLTLGGNLADTMDKINKSFGSTLGSIGITIIFGAIIAMGIQDTGAATQITNFFIRLFRGKHLELAPSSAAFTMTLAVFGNVTEVLTAPITAIIGKRKHISMALVAPLVCLGLTVTHGLVPTHPGTLAVTALFGADVGQVMIWGIIISLIAFIVTYFISKPFLSRAEYIPANPQFASEYEEAPKDATVEEMCIKEEGAPSTFLSFMPLLVPLVLIGAGSIGEMFCKKGSSTYTFFSSIGNTTFALFVGVILVALLIIGRKSTVLKNAQKDDSSLTDKSSTLEISMNSWVKRAMKISIDTLIMIGMGGALGGILQDNAVVKQLGQMIVRMHIPAIIIPFVLAAVIMGATGSMTIAVMISASLINPMMGALALSPIVATLAICAGSMVLWHVNCSGFWMMTSLFNLNTKQGLKYLTTVNALGGIVSFIALCIFNALGVIA; from the coding sequence ATGAGTCCTGCAGTATTTCTGATCATTTTGATCATTGCGGTGGTATTGCTGGTATTGTTCACCGTCAAACTGAAAATCAACCCTGTCATGTCGCTGTTCGTCATCGCGCTGTTGCTGGGATTGACGTTGGGTGGCAATCTCGCCGACACAATGGACAAGATCAATAAGTCCTTCGGCTCGACCTTGGGCAGCATCGGCATCACCATCATCTTCGGCGCCATCATCGCGATGGGCATCCAGGATACCGGCGCCGCCACGCAGATCACCAACTTCTTCATCAGGCTTTTCCGTGGCAAGCACCTGGAACTGGCGCCGTCGTCCGCGGCGTTCACGATGACCCTCGCGGTCTTCGGCAACGTCACCGAAGTGCTGACCGCCCCGATCACGGCGATCATCGGCAAGCGCAAGCACATCAGCATGGCGCTTGTCGCCCCGCTGGTCTGCCTCGGCCTCACCGTCACGCACGGTCTGGTCCCGACCCACCCGGGCACTCTGGCTGTCACGGCCCTTTTCGGCGCCGATGTCGGCCAGGTCATGATCTGGGGCATCATCATCAGCCTCATCGCCTTCATCGTCACCTATTTCATCAGCAAGCCGTTCCTTTCCAGGGCTGAATACATTCCCGCGAACCCCCAGTTCGCCAGTGAATATGAAGAGGCCCCGAAAGACGCCACGGTCGAGGAGATGTGCATCAAGGAAGAGGGCGCTCCTTCGACGTTCCTGTCGTTCATGCCGCTGTTGGTCCCGCTGGTGCTCATCGGCGCCGGATCCATCGGCGAGATGTTCTGCAAGAAGGGTTCGTCCACCTACACCTTCTTCAGCTCCATCGGCAACACCACTTTCGCCCTGTTCGTCGGCGTCATCCTGGTGGCGCTGCTGATCATCGGACGTAAGTCGACGGTGCTGAAGAACGCGCAGAAGGATGATTCCAGTCTGACCGACAAGTCCTCCACCCTGGAGATCTCCATGAACAGCTGGGTCAAGCGCGCCATGAAGATCTCGATCGACACCCTGATCATGATCGGCATGGGCGGCGCTTTGGGCGGCATCCTTCAGGACAACGCCGTGGTCAAGCAGCTTGGTCAGATGATCGTCCGCATGCACATCCCGGCCATCATCATCCCGTTCGTCCTGGCCGCCGTCATCATGGGCGCGACCGGTTCGATGACCATCGCCGTCATGATCTCCGCATCGCTCATCAACCCGATGATGGGTGCGCTCGCCTTGTCGCCGATCGTGGCCACCTTGGCCATCTGCGCCGGCTCCATGGTGCTGTGGCACGTCAACTGCAGCGGTTTCTGGATGATGACCTCGCTGTTCAACCTCAACACCAAGCAGGGGTTGAAGTATCTGACGACGGTCAACGCCCTTGGCGGCATCGTCTCTTTCATCGCGCTGTGCATCTTCAACGCGTTGGGCGTCATCGCCTGA
- a CDS encoding UPF0182 family protein, whose amino-acid sequence MSFFDFFGGFPDPRNGSNRYRQNDDDDDPKILHIHTDGDDDGHAGRKRTNFKTSDFWPPRNGNPRLTRRASYQPKPASKGTKVFIGVVVVVVLVLALLFGLDHFVTDLMWYGQLGFQSVVWTQLWTKIGLWAAFAVLMALVSYFAATMAIRKRPDSADGSTIRVKGDVVEVGKSVSSKSARKVAVIVSLVVGLIFGFQFNSNWSEVLLMFHAQPFGIKDPQFGIDNGFYVFILPGLSFMLSALRMLLFFGLLFCVVTHFAMGGIRITMPVNGHGIMTMTKYARRQISVWFILNMLAWSARQVLGVFDTLTQSGNRFTGADYTTVHAGVPVTFILAALTAILGVLLGVWLMRSHSFDGPASPDTRVVAAVKAWRVPMIAIAAVLVVAIVLGMLWPLLLQRFKVSPNEQEMESSYIARNIKATQQAYGLDKVKVGGYNATTEGKSGALASDPETTAQIRLLDPLITSPTFKQLQQSKQYYTFADSLAVDKYDINGKSQDTVIAARELNLDGNDNRNWVNDHTVYTHGYGIVAAYGNKVTSDGNPEFFESGIPTQGKLTDTQHYEPRIYFSPNSPEYSIVGSPKGTSPWEFDYPKGSTGASNTFEGNGGPKVGNMLTRLLYAIRFGSDQIFFSDRVTSDSQILYDRSPRDRVAKVAPYLTLDGRVYPAVVNGRVKWIVDGYTTSAAYPYSQTTDLGVATQDSTTISSNTIQGLNSQPANYIRNSVKATVDAYDGSVNLYTWDTQDPVIKAWQKIFPGQYHPISDISGQLMSHMRYPESLFKVQRQLLTKYHVTSPGQFFSGEDFWQTPVDPTESKDAQSRDVLQPPYYLTLKTGGSKKPLFSLTSTFIPAGDPNSTREILTGFLSVDSDAGNTKGKVGPNYGTLRLQELPKDANVPGPGQAQNNFNSNADVSKELNLLESGSTKVVRGNLLTLPLGGGLVYVEPVYVKSSGATSFPLLKKVLVAFGDQVGFADTLDEALDQVFGGDSGASAGDAENKGGAAASGSLSGSSTTQGDNSGKANGQAGTSNQSGAAANNPDLKDALNKAGQAMKDSDAAMKKGDWAAYGKAQQDLSDQLNRALQLEGQQ is encoded by the coding sequence ATGTCTTTCTTCGACTTTTTCGGCGGGTTCCCGGACCCGCGCAATGGCTCCAACCGTTACCGCCAGAACGACGATGACGATGACCCTAAAATTCTGCACATCCATACCGATGGCGACGACGACGGCCATGCCGGCCGCAAGCGCACGAACTTCAAAACGAGTGATTTCTGGCCGCCGCGCAACGGCAACCCGCGCCTGACGCGTCGTGCGAGCTATCAGCCGAAGCCGGCCTCCAAGGGCACGAAGGTCTTCATCGGCGTGGTTGTGGTCGTGGTGCTGGTCCTGGCCTTGCTCTTCGGGCTCGATCACTTCGTCACGGATCTGATGTGGTACGGCCAGCTGGGCTTCCAGTCGGTCGTCTGGACGCAGTTGTGGACGAAGATCGGTTTATGGGCTGCGTTCGCCGTGTTGATGGCTTTGGTCAGCTACTTCGCCGCGACCATGGCCATCCGCAAGCGCCCGGATTCCGCGGACGGCTCCACCATCCGCGTCAAAGGCGATGTCGTCGAGGTCGGCAAGTCGGTGAGCTCCAAGTCCGCCAGGAAAGTGGCCGTGATCGTCTCGCTGGTCGTCGGCCTGATCTTCGGCTTCCAGTTCAACTCGAACTGGTCCGAGGTCCTGCTGATGTTCCACGCCCAGCCGTTCGGCATCAAGGATCCCCAGTTCGGCATCGACAATGGCTTCTATGTGTTCATCCTTCCCGGACTGAGCTTCATGCTCTCGGCGTTGAGGATGCTCCTGTTCTTCGGCCTGCTCTTCTGCGTGGTCACGCATTTCGCCATGGGCGGCATCCGCATCACCATGCCGGTCAATGGACATGGCATCATGACGATGACCAAGTACGCGCGTCGCCAGATCAGCGTCTGGTTCATCCTCAACATGCTCGCGTGGTCGGCCCGTCAGGTCCTCGGCGTTTTCGACACGCTCACCCAGAGCGGGAACCGGTTCACCGGCGCCGATTACACCACGGTGCACGCCGGCGTTCCCGTCACCTTCATCCTTGCCGCTTTGACCGCGATCCTTGGCGTGTTGCTGGGCGTCTGGCTCATGCGTTCGCATTCGTTCGACGGGCCGGCCTCGCCGGACACCCGCGTCGTCGCGGCCGTCAAGGCGTGGCGTGTGCCGATGATCGCCATCGCCGCGGTTCTGGTCGTGGCCATCGTGCTCGGCATGCTCTGGCCGTTGCTTTTGCAGCGCTTCAAGGTCAGCCCCAACGAGCAGGAGATGGAGTCGAGCTATATCGCCCGCAACATCAAAGCGACCCAGCAGGCCTACGGACTCGACAAGGTCAAGGTCGGCGGCTACAACGCCACCACCGAAGGCAAGTCCGGAGCCTTGGCCAGCGACCCGGAGACCACCGCGCAGATTCGTCTGCTCGATCCTCTGATCACCTCGCCCACGTTCAAGCAGTTGCAGCAGTCCAAACAGTATTACACTTTCGCGGATTCGCTCGCGGTCGACAAATACGACATCAACGGCAAGAGCCAGGACACGGTGATCGCCGCCCGCGAGTTGAACCTCGACGGCAACGACAACCGCAACTGGGTCAACGACCACACCGTGTATACCCACGGCTATGGCATTGTGGCGGCCTATGGCAACAAGGTGACCAGCGATGGCAACCCGGAGTTCTTCGAATCCGGCATCCCGACCCAAGGCAAGCTGACCGACACGCAGCACTACGAGCCGCGCATCTACTTCTCGCCGAACTCGCCGGAGTACTCCATCGTCGGCTCGCCCAAGGGCACCTCGCCTTGGGAGTTCGACTATCCGAAGGGTTCCACCGGCGCCTCCAACACCTTTGAGGGCAACGGCGGGCCGAAGGTCGGCAACATGCTGACCCGTCTGCTCTACGCCATCCGCTTCGGCAGCGACCAGATCTTCTTCTCCGACCGTGTCACCTCCGATTCGCAGATCCTCTACGACCGCAGCCCGCGCGACCGCGTCGCCAAGGTTGCCCCGTACCTGACGCTCGATGGACGTGTCTATCCTGCCGTGGTCAATGGCCGTGTGAAGTGGATCGTCGATGGCTACACCACCTCCGCCGCCTACCCGTATTCGCAGACCACGGACCTCGGAGTGGCCACACAGGATTCGACCACGATCTCCTCGAACACCATTCAGGGGCTCAATTCGCAACCGGCCAACTACATCCGCAATTCGGTGAAGGCCACGGTCGACGCCTACGACGGTTCGGTGAACCTTTATACTTGGGACACGCAGGATCCGGTCATCAAGGCCTGGCAGAAGATCTTCCCGGGCCAGTACCACCCAATCTCCGACATCTCCGGCCAGCTGATGAGCCACATGCGTTACCCGGAAAGCCTCTTCAAGGTGCAGCGCCAGCTGCTGACCAAGTACCACGTCACCAGCCCGGGCCAGTTCTTCTCGGGCGAGGACTTCTGGCAGACCCCGGTCGACCCGACCGAGTCCAAGGACGCCCAGAGCCGCGACGTGCTGCAGCCGCCGTACTACCTGACGTTGAAGACCGGTGGCTCCAAGAAGCCGCTCTTCTCGCTGACCTCGACCTTCATCCCAGCGGGCGACCCGAACTCGACCCGTGAGATTCTTACTGGTTTCCTCTCGGTCGACTCGGATGCAGGAAACACCAAGGGCAAGGTCGGGCCGAACTACGGCACCCTGCGATTGCAGGAGCTGCCGAAGGATGCCAACGTACCCGGCCCAGGCCAGGCGCAGAACAACTTCAACTCGAACGCGGACGTCTCCAAGGAGCTCAACCTCCTTGAATCCGGCTCCACCAAGGTGGTGCGCGGCAACCTGCTCACCCTGCCTTTGGGCGGCGGGCTGGTCTACGTCGAGCCTGTTTACGTCAAGTCCAGCGGCGCCACGAGCTTCCCGCTGTTGAAGAAGGTCCTCGTGGCCTTCGGCGACCAAGTGGGCTTCGCGGACACCTTGGACGAGGCGCTTGATCAGGTCTTCGGCGGCGATTCCGGCGCCTCGGCGGGCGACGCCGAGAACAAGGGCGGCGCCGCGGCCAGCGGTTCCTTGTCTGGAAGCTCCACGACCCAAGGCGACAATTCCGGCAAGGCCAATGGGCAAGCCGGCACGTCCAACCAATCCGGCGCCGCCGCCAACAATCCAGACCTGAAGGACGCCCTCAACAAGGCGGGCCAGGCTATGAAGGATTCCGACGCCGCCATGAAGAAGGGCGATTGGGCCGCTTACGGCAAGGCTCAGCAGGACCTCAGCGACCAGTTGAACCGTGCCCTGCAATTGGAGGGCCAGCAGTAA